A stretch of the Nakaseomyces glabratus chromosome L, complete sequence genome encodes the following:
- the AGE2 gene encoding GTPase-activating protein AGE2 (CAGL0L00825g~Ortholog(s) have GTPase activator activity, role in ER to Golgi vesicle-mediated transport, intra-Golgi vesicle-mediated transport and Golgi apparatus, clathrin-coated vesicle, cytosol localization), translating into MTSVPVKKALTTLLRDPGNASCADCKSQSHPRWASWSLGVFICIKCAGVHRSLGTHISKVKSVDLDTWKEEHLKELVQMRNNVNANRVYEAKLPDSSKFNGKSLGNDINLLQEFIRQKYERKRWMDSSVDLSRDQPVVSQANSSSSSLVSTMSSSNESTNNTVAVEEKLKPQSTHSSSLLNLQGRKEIVENKRPARPTQQDTPQRNDLKKSILSLYSSANASKSNNNSTMNVSSGMGMTTPFNTTPQNNSSLSIDDDELFKNVWS; encoded by the coding sequence ATGACCTCTGTTCCAGTGAAGAAAGCTCTTACTACGCTACTGCGCGATCCCGGCAACGCCTCATGTGCGGACTGCAAGTCTCAGTCGCACCCAAGGTGGGCATCGTGGTCTCTGGGTGTGTTCATATGTATCAAATGTGCCGGTGTGCACAGGTCCCTGGGGACACATATCTCGAAGGTCAAGTCTGTTGACCTGGATACGTGGAAGGAGGAGCACTTGAAAGAGCTAGTGCAGATGAGGAACAACGTTAACGCAAACAGAGTATACGAGGCGAAGCTGCCCGACAGTTCGAAGTTCAACGGGAAGAGCCTCGGTAACGACATCAACTTGTTGCAAGAGTTCATCAGGCAGAAGTACGAGCGTAAGCGCTGGATGGACAGCAGTGTGGACCTATCCCGCGACCAGCCGGTGGTTAGCCAAGCCAACAGCTCATCGAGCTCTCTGGTGTCCACAATGTCCTCGTCTAATGAGTCAACGAACAACACCGTTGCTGTTGAAGAGAAGTTGAAACCACAAAGCACGCATAGCTCAAGCCTGCTGAACTTACAAGGCCGCAAAGAGATAGTGGAAAATAAGAGGCCCGCAAGACCCACCCAGCAGGACACACCGCAACGAAACGACCTGAAGAAGTCTATACTATCATTGTACTCCAGTGCCAACGCCAGCAAgagcaacaacaacagcacTATGAACGTATCCAGCGGCATGGGCATGACTACACCGTTCAACACTACACCACAGAATAACTCATCGCTCTCCATCGATGACGATGAGCTATTCAAGAATGTCTGGAGTTGA
- the CBR1 gene encoding cytochrome-b5 reductase (CAGL0L00847g~Ortholog(s) have cytochrome-b5 reductase activity, acting on NAD(P)H activity and endoplasmic reticulum, mitochondrial outer membrane, nucleus, plasma membrane localization), producing the protein MDGIKILATFSVLVLFYKLFTYSKKGGVSQKEAVKALLKTEFREFELVEKEQLTHNTAKYKFKLADESHVLGLPIGQHITVKTIIGGKPVSRSYTPTSLDEECVGFFELLVKSYPEGNISKHIGDMKIGEKINISGPRGFYEYVPNVHKHLAMVAGGTGITPMFQIMKAIARDPSDKTRVTLLYGNVLEEDILLKQELDDLVKQRPDQFKITYLLDKPERDDWEGGVGYVTLDLMKESFPSAEEDVQLLVCGPPGMVSSVKRNAVALGFPRAKPVSKMEDRVFVF; encoded by the coding sequence ATGGATGGCATAAAGATTTTGGCGACGTTCTCGGTACTAGTACTGTTCTACAAGCTTTTTACGTACAGCAAGAAAGGTGGTGTTTCACAGAAGGAGGCTGTGAAGGCACTGTTGAAGACAGAGTTTAGGGAGTTTGAGTTGGTAGAGAAGGAGCAATTGACACATAACACTGCAAAATACAAGTTCAAGCTCGCAGATGAGTCACATGTGTTGGGGTTGCCAATTGGTCAGCATATCACTGTTAAAACCATAATTGGTGGCAAGCCAGTGAGCAGATCATACACGCCAACCTCTCTGGACGAAGAATGTGTCGGGTTCTTTGAGTTGCTAGTCAAATCTTATCCTGAAGGTAATATCTCCAAGCACATTGGTGACATGAAGATTGGTGAAAAAATCAACATATCTGGTCCTAGAGGATTCTACGAGTATGTGCCAAATGTTCATAAACACCTTGCCATGGTTGCTGGTGGTACTGGTATAACTCCAAtgtttcaaataatgaaggCTATTGCCCGGGACCCCAGTGATAAGACCAGAGTAACTTTGCTGTATGGTAACGTGCTAGAAGAGGACATACTTTTGAAGCAAGAATTGGATGACCTTGTCAAGCAAAGACCGGATCAGTTCAAGATCACCTATCTTCTTGACAAACCGGAGCGTGACGACTGGGAAGGCGGTGTAGGCTACGTGACATTGGATCTCATGAAGGAATCCTTCCCATCTGCGGAAGAGGACGTTCAATTGCTCGTCTGTGGTCCGCCAGGCATGGTTTCTTCTGTCAAGAGGAACGCCGTCGCTCTCGGATTCCCAAGGGCCAAGCCTGTCTCAAAGATGGAAGACCGTGTGTTTGTCTTCTGA
- the PKP1 gene encoding protein kinase PKP1 (CAGL0L00869g~Ortholog(s) have pyruvate dehydrogenase (acetyl-transferring) kinase activity and role in carbon utilization, cellular protein complex assembly, cellular response to drug, peptidyl-serine phosphorylation) has protein sequence MFLRSALRLGGHRRVIGRQFHAASVLLKNSKYGSVANYQDRLKHLEFDKHYKIRSNIELLIQEYASKPIPPLTYDYLTHYKPPLSANEEYMLTIKTINLLLSYTCRRLNAIQKLPYVAAVNPSIEKSYSLYLKTLESLLSIEFPYALHDKDIIHGLLIEFLDDHQDTVETLSRGLEEIMDFLEKDTIFKFLDEHLRDRIAMKILATNHLAVSNHNRDSDPNMIGTIHKALPVADMVKKVSEFVSDLCFVKYDQLVAPVKIYGGHDVTFPCIPTILEYVLTEILKNSYRAHIENTTSHNCLVEKPVEVQIVKDEKYDEELEIRIRDFGGGIPPNVESHIFEYSYTTVESDKKESGASAYVIPGEDINIVSGMGFGLPMCKAYIEMFDGKLDIQSLWGWGTDVYIKLKGPTKKMLEPKKDE, from the coding sequence ATGTTTTTACGTAGCGCTTTGCGTTTGGGAGGCCATCGGAGAGTAATTGGCAGACAGTTTCATGCGGCGTCAGTTTTACTGAAAAACAGCAAGTATGGTTCAGTGGCTAACTATCAGGATAGGCTGAAACACTTGGAGTTTGACAAGCACTATAAGATCCGGTCTAACATTGAGCTGCTGATTCAAGAATATGCTAGCAAGCCGATTCCTCCGTTGACTTATGATTATCTGACTCATTACAAACCACCACTGAGTGCCAATGAAGAGTACATGTTGACCATCAAGACTAtcaatcttcttctatCGTACACTTGCAGGAGGTTGAATGCTATTCAGAAACTACCTTATGTGGCTGCTGTGAATCCATCTATCGAGAAGAGTTACTCACTATATCTTAAGACGTTGGAATCGTTACTCTCCATTGAATTTCCTTATGCATTGCATGACAAAGACATTATACATGGACTACTGATAGAGTTTCTCGATGATCATCAGGATACCGTAGAGACATTGTCGCGTGGCCTGGAAGAAATCATGGACTTCCTCGAGAAGGATACTATATTCAAGTTCTTGGATGAACACTTAAGAGACAGGATCGCTATGAAGATCCTTGCTACAAATCATTTGGCTGTGAGTAATCACAATCGGGACTCTGATCCAAATATGATCGGGACTATTCACAAGGCGTTGCCAGTGGCAGATATGGTCAAGAAAGTTTCGGAGTTCGTCAGTGATCTATGTTTTGTCAAGTACGACCAGCTCGTAGCACCTGTAAAAATATATGGCGGCCACGATGTGACATTCCCCTGCATCCCCACCATTCTAGAGTATGTGCTAACCGAGATTCTTAAAAACTCATACCGCGCTCACATAGAGAACACCACATCTCACAACTGTCTCGTTGAGAAGCCAGTAGAAGTGCAAATAGTCAAGGATGAAAAATACGATGAAGAGTTGGAGATTAGAATAAGAGACTTTGGCGGAGGTATACCACCAAACGTTGAGTCTCACATTTTCGAGTACTCCTACACTACGGTGGAGTCGGATAAGAAGGAGTCCGGTGCCAGCGCATATGTGATCCCAGGAGAGGATATAAACATTGTTTCAGGTATGGGATTTGGACTGCCGATGTGCAAGGCCTACATAGAGATGTTCGACGGTAAGTTGGATATTCAAAGTCTATGGGGATGGGGTACAGACGTGTATATCAAGTTGAAAGGGCCAACAAAGAAGATGTTGGAGCCCAAGAAGGACGAATGA
- the GVP36 gene encoding Gvp36p (CAGL0L00891g~Putative Golgi vesicle protein; expression upregulated in biofilm vs planktonic cell culture) — protein MSNFNSFANSLRENLQSFSNTVSQKTHELSTNIPTLAQSTQRMVQEKLGQVTDISQLPQEYLELENKVDTIKIVYEHFLQVTAVYENESYDYPKYVSESVNEFSKNMAAKVQELSKATSATEAQNILVAPGPVKEPKTLNYAMSKVALNASEYLNHSFDDPMDAKLSKVLLNYSDVQTKVAQARLQQDTQIQTKFNKVIRENLAESIARANKARKDVQSKRLQYDVARTNLQNAKPEKEAGLRVQMETLEDQFAQATEDATVVMQEVIASANFLPSLKELATAQLEYYEQSAKLMKEFISSVDSSSSDAPASKTSKTSQTSTTTDAGISLEDDDDEPLPPK, from the coding sequence ATGTCCAACTTCAATTCGTTTGCCAACTCACTAAGGGAGAACTTGCAAAGTTTCTCGAACACCGTGTCACAAAAGACCCATGAATTGTCTACAAACATCCCTACGTTGGCCCAGAGTACCCAGCGTATGGTCCAGGAGAAACTAGGCCAAGTCACTGACATTAGTCAATTACCTCAAGAATATCTTGAGCTGGAGAACAAGGTAGACACCATTAAGATTGTTTATGAGCACTTCTTGCAAGTCACTGCTGTTTATGAGAACGAGTCCTATGACTATCCAAAGTATGTTAGTGAATCTGTCAATGAGTTTTCCAAGAATATGGCTGCTAAGGTTCAGGAGTTGAGTAAAGCCACTTCTGCCACCGAGGCACAAAATATTCTGGTTGCACCTGGTCCAGTAAAGGAACCCAAGACACTGAACTATGCCATGAGCAAAGTTGCTTTGAACGCCAGCGAGTACTTGAATCACAGCTTCGATGACCCAATGGACGCTAAGCTATCCAAGGTGCTCCTGAACTACAGCGATGTCCAAACCAAAGTGGCCCAAGCAAGATTGCAACAGGATACCCAGATTCAAACAAAATTTAACAAAGTTATAAGGGAGAACTTGGCTGAAAGCATTGCCAGAGCCAACAAAGCACGTAAGGATGTCCAGTCTAAGAGACTACAATACGACGTCGCAAGAACTAACCTACAAAACGCGAAACCTGAGAAGGAAGCTGGTCTAAGAGTACAAATGGAAACTTTGGAGGATCAATTTGCACAAGCAACCGAAGATGCTACTGTAGTTATGCAAGAGGTTATTGCTAGTGCCAACTTCTTACCTagtttgaaagaattgGCTACCGCTCAATTAGAATACTACGAGCAATCTGCTAAATTGATGAAGGAATTTATATCTTCCGTTGACTCTTCTAGCTCTGACGCTCCAGCTTCCAAGACTTCCAAGACTTCTCAGACTAGCACCACTACTGATGCCGGCATCTCTCTAGAAGATGACGACGACGAGCCATTGCCTCcaaaataa